ATGCCAGTTTAATGATGGTGAAGGCGCAGTGTACGGCTTGCCATTCGTCGAAGCTTATTTTACAGCATCGATTTACCCGAGCGGGCTGGCAGGAACGTATCCGCTGGATGCAGAAGTACCATAAACTGTGGGATTTGGGCGAGTCGGAGAAAGTGGTTCTGGACTATCTCGAAAAATATTATGGACCGTCCTCGATGGAATCTAAAGCTACATTTCGCCGTGCTCCGTTGAAAGACATTCAGTGGTATAAGTTGAATAAATAGGGTTTGTGCTGAAAACCTATTTCCGAAATACGAAACCTACTTTTTTTCCTGAAATGCGCTCTACTATAGGGCGTAGTATCTGATTGGTATTCTGGCGGGTTTGTTCCAGAATGCCACTACTAAGTGCCGATTCTTTGACCTGATGCTCTGCTTTTCGGTAGGCATCGCTTACCAGTTGAGACTGATCCAGGAACGAAAAGCGTGTATCGTACACCCGTGATCGATCGTGATTGATTTTCCAGGTACAGAGTTCCGGTTCAGGTAGCCGGATCGTTACCGAATCACCATCGGCAGTCACGTCGGTAGCTGTAATCTTTGTTAAATCGATACAGCCCGTTGCTTCGCCTTCTACAATCAGAATAGCGTTCGCATTCGGCAGAAACGTATTGACCTGCTCATGCTCGACGATATCCTTAAAGGTGTATTTTACTAATTCCAGCTTACCCAATGAGGCTACTTCTTTCAAGAC
This window of the Spirosoma aerolatum genome carries:
- a CDS encoding DUF4230 domain-containing protein; the protein is MTRLINAIFRLVLIAVLVAGLIAIWEQIRGNNLLSRFRKGDHTTQSIVLKEVASLGKLELVKYTFKDIVEHEQVNTFLPNANAILIVEGEATGCIDLTKITATDVTADGDSVTIRLPEPELCTWKINHDRSRVYDTRFSFLDQSQLVSDAYRKAEHQVKESALSSGILEQTRQNTNQILRPIVERISGKKVGFVFRK